The Hemicordylus capensis ecotype Gifberg chromosome 6, rHemCap1.1.pri, whole genome shotgun sequence genome window below encodes:
- the LOC128329514 gene encoding 1-aminocyclopropane-1-carboxylate synthase-like protein 1 isoform X3, whose translation MADCCGGEDGEASERGLSARGARIAGGAEGLLHKGFDLYLRDPFDADHNPQGILNFGTSENKLCFDLIQDRFTKPDMYYLEPDLLRYSDTQGIKRFREEIAKFLTIYAKAPTALDPEHIIVMNGCCAAFATLSVVLCDPGDGYLIPAPYYGGLNSKTWLYGEMQPVHVPLFSEVTDEKSQPFQLTIEKLETALQRAEEQGIRVRALILINPHNPLGDIYPAKLLKECLEFAHRYKLHVIMDEIYMLSVYDDTTFTSILSLDSLPDPDRTHFMWGFSKDFGMCGIRVGVLYTKNHEFLKSQTFEAEIELWWKILNEKILISPGKAFCCYEPGWFRLVFSDSLDNISLCIQRLQQMLCKQMDELIPISSSAVENESTESDEDESTESDDEPSANYINTSVDDASDGYSHLKKIAVF comes from the exons ATGGCCGACTGCTGCGGTGGCGAGGATGGAGAGGCCTCCGAGCGGGGCCTTTCCGCTCGAGGAGCCCGCATCGCCGGCGGCGCCGAGGGGCTGCTGCACAAGGGCTTCGACCTGTACCTCAGGGACCCCTTTGACGCCGACCACAACCCACAG GGCATTTTGAATTTTGGAACGAGTGAGAACaagctttgctttgatttgatacAAGACAGG TTCACAAAACCTGACATGTACTATCTGGAACCTGATTTACTGCGGTACTCTGATACACAAGGCATTAAAAG ATTCAGAGAAGAAATTGCCAAGTTCCTTACTATATATGCAAAAGCTCCAACAGCACTGGACCCAGAACAT ATTATTGTGATGAATGGATGTTGTGCTGCCTTTGCAACTCTTTCCGTTGTGTTGTGTGATCCTGGAG ATGGATATCTAATTCCTGCTCCATATTATGGAGGTCTAAATTCCAAAACCTGGCTTTATGGTGAAATGCAACCTGTTCACGTGCCCTTATTCAGTGAG GTGACTGATGAGAAAAGTCAGCCTTTTCAGCTAACAATTGAAAAATTAGAAACTGCACTTCAGAGAGCTGAGGAGCAG gGCATCAGAGTCAGAGCATTAATCCTGATCAACCCTCACAATCCATTAGGGGACATTTACCCAGCAAAATTACTGAAAGAATGTCTAGAGTTTGCACACAG ATATAAATTACATGTGATAATGGATGAAATTTACATGTTGTCTGTATATGATGATACCACGTTCACAAGCATCCTTAGCTTAGATAG tTTACCAGATCCAGACCGGACACACTTTATGTGGGGATTTAGCAAG GATTTTGGCATGTGTGGCATCAGAGTTGGAGTACTATATACCAAAAATCATGAG TTCTTAAAATCGCAGACATTTGAAGCTGAAATTGAATTATGGTGGAAGATTCTGAATGAAAAGATTCTCATTAGTCCTGGAAAAGCCTTTTGCTGTTATGAACCTGGATGGTTTAGACTGGTCTTCTCAGACTCTCTAGATAACATTTCCTTAT GTATTCAGAGACTTCAGCAAATGCTGTGTAAACAAATGGATGAACTTATTCCTATCAGCTCATCTGCTGTAGAAAATGAGTCTACTGAGTCGGATGAAGAtgagtctactgagtcagatgatgAACCTTCAGCTAACTACATAAACACATCAGTAGATGATGCTTCAGATGGATATTCGCACCTGAAGAAAATAGCTGTCTTTTAA
- the LOC128329514 gene encoding 1-aminocyclopropane-1-carboxylate synthase-like protein 1 isoform X2 translates to MADCCGGEDGEASERGLSARGARIAGGAEGLLHKGFDLYLRDPFDADHNPQGILNFGTSENKLCFDLIQDRFTKPDMYYLEPDLLRYSDTQGIKRFREEIAKFLTIYAKAPTALDPEHIIVMNGCCAAFATLSVVLCDPGDGYLIPAPYYGGLNSKTWLYGEMQPVHVPLFSEVTDEKSQPFQLTIEKLETALQRAEEQGIRVRALILINPHNPLGDIYPAKLLKECLEFAHRYKLHVIMDEIYMLSVYDDTTFTSILSLDRILACVASELEYYIPKIMRSGKLLIDWLSFMDALDLCNMFSANSLATEFLKSQTFEAEIELWWKILNEKILISPGKAFCCYEPGWFRLVFSDSLDNISLCIQRLQQMLCKQMDELIPISSSAVENESTESDEDESTESDDEPSANYINTSVDDASDGYSHLKKIAVF, encoded by the exons ATGGCCGACTGCTGCGGTGGCGAGGATGGAGAGGCCTCCGAGCGGGGCCTTTCCGCTCGAGGAGCCCGCATCGCCGGCGGCGCCGAGGGGCTGCTGCACAAGGGCTTCGACCTGTACCTCAGGGACCCCTTTGACGCCGACCACAACCCACAG GGCATTTTGAATTTTGGAACGAGTGAGAACaagctttgctttgatttgatacAAGACAGG TTCACAAAACCTGACATGTACTATCTGGAACCTGATTTACTGCGGTACTCTGATACACAAGGCATTAAAAG ATTCAGAGAAGAAATTGCCAAGTTCCTTACTATATATGCAAAAGCTCCAACAGCACTGGACCCAGAACAT ATTATTGTGATGAATGGATGTTGTGCTGCCTTTGCAACTCTTTCCGTTGTGTTGTGTGATCCTGGAG ATGGATATCTAATTCCTGCTCCATATTATGGAGGTCTAAATTCCAAAACCTGGCTTTATGGTGAAATGCAACCTGTTCACGTGCCCTTATTCAGTGAG GTGACTGATGAGAAAAGTCAGCCTTTTCAGCTAACAATTGAAAAATTAGAAACTGCACTTCAGAGAGCTGAGGAGCAG gGCATCAGAGTCAGAGCATTAATCCTGATCAACCCTCACAATCCATTAGGGGACATTTACCCAGCAAAATTACTGAAAGAATGTCTAGAGTTTGCACACAG ATATAAATTACATGTGATAATGGATGAAATTTACATGTTGTCTGTATATGATGATACCACGTTCACAAGCATCCTTAGCTTAGATAG GATTTTGGCATGTGTGGCATCAGAGTTGGAGTACTATATACCAAAAATCATGAGGTCAGGAAAGCTGTTAATCGATTGGCTGTCTTTCATGGATGCCCTGGACCTGTGCAACATGTTCTCAGCCAATTCCTTAGCGACAGAG TTCTTAAAATCGCAGACATTTGAAGCTGAAATTGAATTATGGTGGAAGATTCTGAATGAAAAGATTCTCATTAGTCCTGGAAAAGCCTTTTGCTGTTATGAACCTGGATGGTTTAGACTGGTCTTCTCAGACTCTCTAGATAACATTTCCTTAT GTATTCAGAGACTTCAGCAAATGCTGTGTAAACAAATGGATGAACTTATTCCTATCAGCTCATCTGCTGTAGAAAATGAGTCTACTGAGTCGGATGAAGAtgagtctactgagtcagatgatgAACCTTCAGCTAACTACATAAACACATCAGTAGATGATGCTTCAGATGGATATTCGCACCTGAAGAAAATAGCTGTCTTTTAA
- the LOC128329514 gene encoding 1-aminocyclopropane-1-carboxylate synthase-like protein 1 isoform X1 yields the protein MADCCGGEDGEASERGLSARGARIAGGAEGLLHKGFDLYLRDPFDADHNPQGILNFGTSENKLCFDLIQDRFTKPDMYYLEPDLLRYSDTQGIKRFREEIAKFLTIYAKAPTALDPEHIIVMNGCCAAFATLSVVLCDPGDGYLIPAPYYGGLNSKTWLYGEMQPVHVPLFSEVTDEKSQPFQLTIEKLETALQRAEEQGIRVRALILINPHNPLGDIYPAKLLKECLEFAHRYKLHVIMDEIYMLSVYDDTTFTSILSLDSLPDPDRTHFMWGFSKDFGMCGIRVGVLYTKNHEVRKAVNRLAVFHGCPGPVQHVLSQFLSDREWLDDVFFPTNKRRLKEAQNILVDGLAEIGIPVLKSSGGLYVWADFRKFLKSQTFEAEIELWWKILNEKILISPGKAFCCYEPGWFRLVFSDSLDNISLCIQRLQQMLCKQMDELIPISSSAVENESTESDEDESTESDDEPSANYINTSVDDASDGYSHLKKIAVF from the exons ATGGCCGACTGCTGCGGTGGCGAGGATGGAGAGGCCTCCGAGCGGGGCCTTTCCGCTCGAGGAGCCCGCATCGCCGGCGGCGCCGAGGGGCTGCTGCACAAGGGCTTCGACCTGTACCTCAGGGACCCCTTTGACGCCGACCACAACCCACAG GGCATTTTGAATTTTGGAACGAGTGAGAACaagctttgctttgatttgatacAAGACAGG TTCACAAAACCTGACATGTACTATCTGGAACCTGATTTACTGCGGTACTCTGATACACAAGGCATTAAAAG ATTCAGAGAAGAAATTGCCAAGTTCCTTACTATATATGCAAAAGCTCCAACAGCACTGGACCCAGAACAT ATTATTGTGATGAATGGATGTTGTGCTGCCTTTGCAACTCTTTCCGTTGTGTTGTGTGATCCTGGAG ATGGATATCTAATTCCTGCTCCATATTATGGAGGTCTAAATTCCAAAACCTGGCTTTATGGTGAAATGCAACCTGTTCACGTGCCCTTATTCAGTGAG GTGACTGATGAGAAAAGTCAGCCTTTTCAGCTAACAATTGAAAAATTAGAAACTGCACTTCAGAGAGCTGAGGAGCAG gGCATCAGAGTCAGAGCATTAATCCTGATCAACCCTCACAATCCATTAGGGGACATTTACCCAGCAAAATTACTGAAAGAATGTCTAGAGTTTGCACACAG ATATAAATTACATGTGATAATGGATGAAATTTACATGTTGTCTGTATATGATGATACCACGTTCACAAGCATCCTTAGCTTAGATAG tTTACCAGATCCAGACCGGACACACTTTATGTGGGGATTTAGCAAG GATTTTGGCATGTGTGGCATCAGAGTTGGAGTACTATATACCAAAAATCATGAGGTCAGGAAAGCTGTTAATCGATTGGCTGTCTTTCATGGATGCCCTGGACCTGTGCAACATGTTCTCAGCCAATTCCTTAGCGACAGAG aatGGCTGGATGATGTGTTTTTTCCAACCAATAAAAGAAGGCTTAAGGAGGCACAGAACATTCTTGTGGATGGTCTTGCAGAGATAGGAATACCTGTTTTAAAAAGTTCAGGAGGATTATATGTATGGGCTGACTTCAGGAAA TTCTTAAAATCGCAGACATTTGAAGCTGAAATTGAATTATGGTGGAAGATTCTGAATGAAAAGATTCTCATTAGTCCTGGAAAAGCCTTTTGCTGTTATGAACCTGGATGGTTTAGACTGGTCTTCTCAGACTCTCTAGATAACATTTCCTTAT GTATTCAGAGACTTCAGCAAATGCTGTGTAAACAAATGGATGAACTTATTCCTATCAGCTCATCTGCTGTAGAAAATGAGTCTACTGAGTCGGATGAAGAtgagtctactgagtcagatgatgAACCTTCAGCTAACTACATAAACACATCAGTAGATGATGCTTCAGATGGATATTCGCACCTGAAGAAAATAGCTGTCTTTTAA
- the GATAD1 gene encoding GATA zinc finger domain-containing protein 1 isoform X2 has protein sequence MNQGCAPLTELAAAVLCQCMWRKSVPLMALRGSVRNPDHGSSKQEIHRRSARLRNTKYKSAPAAEKKVSTKGKGRRHIFKLKNPIKAPESVATIITAESIFYKGVYYQIGDVVSVIDEQDGKTYYAQIRGFIQDQYCEKSAALTWLIPTTASPKDCFDPATYIIGPEEDLPRKIEYLEFVCHAPSEYFKSRSSPFPTIPTRPEKGYIWTHVGPTPAISIKETVASSL, from the exons ATGAATCAGGGCTGCGCTCCTCTAACGGAACTGGCCGCCGCGGTTCTGTGCCAGTGTATGTGGAGGAAGTCAGTCCCATTGATGGCGCTGCGGGGAAGCGTAAGGAATCCAGACCATGGCTCT AGTAAGCAAGAAATTCACAGGAGATCTGCTCGATTAAGGAACACAAAATACAAGTCTGCTCCTGCGGCTGAAAAGAAAGTTTCTACTAAAGGAAAAGGGCGAAGGCATATTTTTAAGTTAAAAAAT CCCATCAAAGCTCCAGAGTCTGTAGCCACTATAATTACAGCAGAGTCTATTTTCTATAAG GGAGTTTACTATCAGATTGGAGATGTTGTTTCAGTGATTGATGAGCAGGATGGTAAAACATATTATGCTCAGATTAGAGGGTTTATTCAAGACCAGTACTGTGAAAAAAGTGCAGCTTTAACTTGGCTCATTCCTACTACAGCTAGCCCCAAAGACTGTTTTGACCCTGCAACTTACATAATAG GGCCAGAAGAAGACCTTCCAAGGAAAATTGAATACTTAGAATTTGTTTGTCATGCACCTTCAGAATATTTCAAATCTCGGTCATCTCCTTTTCCTACCATTCCTACTAGACCAGAAAAAGGCTATATCTGGACTCATGTTGGGCCTACTCCAGCAATCTCAATCAAGGAAACTGTTGCTAGCAGCTTGTAG
- the GATAD1 gene encoding GATA zinc finger domain-containing protein 1 isoform X1: MPLGLKPTCSVCRTTSSSMWKKGGQGEILCNNCTGRPGPPGAGGAAYATTSAASQHSNGGGGSGGGGGGGGGGKQSKQEIHRRSARLRNTKYKSAPAAEKKVSTKGKGRRHIFKLKNPIKAPESVATIITAESIFYKGVYYQIGDVVSVIDEQDGKTYYAQIRGFIQDQYCEKSAALTWLIPTTASPKDCFDPATYIIGPEEDLPRKIEYLEFVCHAPSEYFKSRSSPFPTIPTRPEKGYIWTHVGPTPAISIKETVASSL; this comes from the exons ATGCCGCTGGGCCTGAAGCCGACGTGCAGCGTGTGCCGCACGACCTCCTCGTCCATGTGGAAGAAGGGAGGCCAGGGCGAGATCCTCTGCAACAACTGCACGGGCCGCCCGGGCCCGCCCGGCGCGGGGGGAGCCGCCTACGCCACCACCTCGGCGGCCTCGCAGCATAGCAACGGCGGCGGCGGgagcggcggcggaggaggaggtggcggcggggggaagCAG AGTAAGCAAGAAATTCACAGGAGATCTGCTCGATTAAGGAACACAAAATACAAGTCTGCTCCTGCGGCTGAAAAGAAAGTTTCTACTAAAGGAAAAGGGCGAAGGCATATTTTTAAGTTAAAAAAT CCCATCAAAGCTCCAGAGTCTGTAGCCACTATAATTACAGCAGAGTCTATTTTCTATAAG GGAGTTTACTATCAGATTGGAGATGTTGTTTCAGTGATTGATGAGCAGGATGGTAAAACATATTATGCTCAGATTAGAGGGTTTATTCAAGACCAGTACTGTGAAAAAAGTGCAGCTTTAACTTGGCTCATTCCTACTACAGCTAGCCCCAAAGACTGTTTTGACCCTGCAACTTACATAATAG GGCCAGAAGAAGACCTTCCAAGGAAAATTGAATACTTAGAATTTGTTTGTCATGCACCTTCAGAATATTTCAAATCTCGGTCATCTCCTTTTCCTACCATTCCTACTAGACCAGAAAAAGGCTATATCTGGACTCATGTTGGGCCTACTCCAGCAATCTCAATCAAGGAAACTGTTGCTAGCAGCTTGTAG
- the GATAD1 gene encoding GATA zinc finger domain-containing protein 1 isoform X3, with protein MAQREDMGEKELMKNIGLATLDSESLYLSTEQSKQEIHRRSARLRNTKYKSAPAAEKKVSTKGKGRRHIFKLKNPIKAPESVATIITAESIFYKGVYYQIGDVVSVIDEQDGKTYYAQIRGFIQDQYCEKSAALTWLIPTTASPKDCFDPATYIIGPEEDLPRKIEYLEFVCHAPSEYFKSRSSPFPTIPTRPEKGYIWTHVGPTPAISIKETVASSL; from the exons ATGGCTCAAAGAGAAGACATGGGAGAAAAAG AGCTGATGAAAAATATTGGATTGGCAACCTTGGATTCTGAATCCCTTTACTTGTCCACAGAACAG AGTAAGCAAGAAATTCACAGGAGATCTGCTCGATTAAGGAACACAAAATACAAGTCTGCTCCTGCGGCTGAAAAGAAAGTTTCTACTAAAGGAAAAGGGCGAAGGCATATTTTTAAGTTAAAAAAT CCCATCAAAGCTCCAGAGTCTGTAGCCACTATAATTACAGCAGAGTCTATTTTCTATAAG GGAGTTTACTATCAGATTGGAGATGTTGTTTCAGTGATTGATGAGCAGGATGGTAAAACATATTATGCTCAGATTAGAGGGTTTATTCAAGACCAGTACTGTGAAAAAAGTGCAGCTTTAACTTGGCTCATTCCTACTACAGCTAGCCCCAAAGACTGTTTTGACCCTGCAACTTACATAATAG GGCCAGAAGAAGACCTTCCAAGGAAAATTGAATACTTAGAATTTGTTTGTCATGCACCTTCAGAATATTTCAAATCTCGGTCATCTCCTTTTCCTACCATTCCTACTAGACCAGAAAAAGGCTATATCTGGACTCATGTTGGGCCTACTCCAGCAATCTCAATCAAGGAAACTGTTGCTAGCAGCTTGTAG